One part of the Phragmites australis chromosome 3, lpPhrAust1.1, whole genome shotgun sequence genome encodes these proteins:
- the LOC133912407 gene encoding small ribosomal subunit protein uS7m-like, which yields MGDFDGEQKELIKKLVNFRMIDSKRTRVCDIVYKTFHRLARTECDVIKFMVDTIDNIKATCEVVKVGVTCTIYDVPMIVARDHQQTLAIHWILGATFKRCISYRISLEKCSFAKILDAYRKRGISCNLHRLASTNRSFVHFRWW from the coding sequence ATGGGAGACTTTGATGGTGAGCAAAAAGAATTGATCAAGAAATTGGTAAACTTCCGCATGATCGATAGTAAAAGAACGAGAGTCTGTGATATTGTTTATAAAACTTTTCACCGACTAGCTCGAACTGAATGTGATGTGATCAAATTTATGGTTGACACCATAGATAATATAAAGGCAACATGCGAAGTGGTCAAAGTAGGAGTCACATGTACTATTTATGATGTTCCTATGATTGTAGCTAGGGATCATCAACAAACCTTAGCTATTCATTGGATCCTTGGAGCAACTTTCAAACGATGTATAAGCTACAGGATAAGCTTAGAGAAATGTTCATTTGCTAAGATACTGGATGCTTACCGAAAGAGGGGAATTTCATGTAATCTTCATAGACTGGCTTCCACCAATCGGAGTTTCGTGCATTTCAGATGGTGGTAA
- the LOC133912408 gene encoding uncharacterized protein LOC133912408 codes for MSSVCARPVGVGYYFGGARCQRRSGVRMSAAAARAAVATMYEVLAVDEAAGPNEIKAAYRRAARRWHPDACPGGAEQFMRAREAYEVLSDPERRSGYDIQLRCGGGDIGSAGYRAARRAGFADWEAQLAGLQWLAAGRRSGGETWGSRMRRDSAPAQASS; via the coding sequence ATGAGCTCGGTGTGCGCGAGGCCGGTGGGCGTGGGGTACTACTTCGGCGGGGCGAGGTGCCAGCGGCGGTCAGGGGTGAGGATgtcggccgcggcggcgagggcggcggtggcgacgatGTACGAGGTGCTGGCGGTGGACGAGGCGGCGGGGCCGAACGAGATCAAGGCGGCGTACAGGCGCGCCGCGCGGCGGTGGCACCCGGACGCGTGCCCCGGCGGCGCCGAGCAGTTCATGCGCGCGCGGGAGGCCTACGAGGTGCTCTCCGACCCCGAGCGCAGGAGCGGCTACGACATCCAGctccgctgcggcggcggcgacatcGGTAGCGCGGGCTACCGCGCGGCGAGGCGCGCGGGGTTCGCCGACTGGGAGGCGCAGCTGGCCGGGCTGCAGTGGCTCGCGGCGGGGCGGCGCTCAGGCGGGGAGACGTGGGGGAGCCGGATGCGCCGGGATTCCGCTCCCGCGCAGGCGTCCTCGTAG